A window of Schistocerca cancellata isolate TAMUIC-IGC-003103 chromosome 1, iqSchCanc2.1, whole genome shotgun sequence genomic DNA:
agtTGTCTTGTGTtatgcaattttttcggatgttttgggaaTGAGACATGTGTCagggaagtttgttccaaaacctctttattttgatcagaagaacagTAGCATGAGCATCACTCAGGAACTCTTCAATGACATCAATTATGAGCCTGATTTGCTCTTAATGGTCATAACTGGTGATTTAACATGGGTTTACAGTTATAATGTCGAAATCcaagcccaatcgtcccaatggaagcatTCTGGAGATCCAAGACCGAATAAAGCACGCCAAGTTTgaccaaatgtcaaagttttgcttactGGTTTTCTCAATTACAATGGTGTAgcgcatcatgaatttttgcctctaGGCCATACAATCAATAAGGAATATTACATTGATTTTGCTGTTTGCGAGAAGCAGTACACAAAAAAgtccggaattgtggaaaaacaattcaaggcttttgcatcacgacaatgcacctgctcattcactGTTGCTTGTGAGAAATTTTTTGGCCAAAAGCAACACGACAATCAcgtctcagccaccatattcaccagatttgGCCCCATGCAACTTTttcctcttcccaaaactgaagagacctgtgaaaggatgaagattttcaatgactgaggaaataaaaactgcatcattggaagtactcaaggctgtaccaaaaagtgcttatgagaagtgcttcgaggattggaagaagcgttggcacaagtgtattgtatctgaggggattactttgaaggggacaacatgaatattgatgaataaataaatattctttcatGACagtataaagtcaccttactttttgaacacacctcatataCCTGAGCTATCATTCTCGGGAATGGTTTGCTGCTGAATCTgatgagagcaaccctatcattgaactgttcacagtggctCACTTTCTGCCCTCCTTTCCTCTTCATAACTAGTCCTACtcccattattccattttctgctgctgtttacatTACTCCATATTCATATGGCCAGAAATCCTTATTTTATATCCATTTCACTTCACCCATCCCCATACAATATAGATTGAGCATCTTCAttttcctttttagattttctagctttccttctATATCCAAACttgtgacattccatgctctgacccaTGGAATGTTATTTCTTCATTGGTTACTCCATCAttatctcatggtcacctcccacttggctgTCCACTccatgagatccgaatgggggcctaatcaggaatcttttgccaatgacactttttcagttacatacAACTTGTCTTGTGGATTCGaactgtgtgtctttaatgcagtggtttgcgttcctttctgcatcctcatgacatTCATCACTGCTGATTCTCCTGTctattaggggcagtttcccacaccaagggtAAAAGTGGGCCCTGAACCTCGTTTGCTCTtctgccctctttgataaggctgttggcagaatgagggttatTTCTCATGCTGGAAGTCTTCAaccaccaatgctgatgattttgatTCAAAATGTAATCTGTGGCTGGGTTTGAACCTGAGATCCTGGACATTTTGATTACTGGTCAaggacgctactcctagaccactgAAGTGCACCACAATATTACTCAAAACTACAAGAAAAGTATACGAAACTCTTCAGTGTACAGTACATAAAAGGTATCTTGATAGACATTACAGATATGTAAGGGCTGTTGGAAAGCCTAAAATATCTATAAAAATATTCACAGACTGAAGATGTACCCTTACTATGGAACTATAAACTGGTAAGTATTACAGAGTTTTTATACTTTTCTTATGATTAGCAGTAAACTTATTTTCTATGAGCTTTGTAATAGTGAAATTTATACGTTGGTTACTTTGCAGTGACATTTATGTAACCTCAATCAAGGTCAAGGTCAGTTACATTACAAAGCTTAATGGTTACTGATTCTTTATGGGTGGTCCACACATAATGATTATGTAATGGTATGACAATTAATGAGgttaaaaaattgaattttataaaagaATAAAATGGTATACAACTGTTAAATGTTAACAGTTTCTACATTGCAAGGTTTGAAAGATGGCAACATATAAGAGATGAGTTGTCACTATTTCCATTTGTGAATACAAAATGTTGTTCATAATTACAAATATTCTTTGTTTAGTTATGTAGTAGAGTGGTGGTGGTGACATCATACACGTAAGGGTGGGAATATGTGGTGCAAAATATCATTTTGGTACAGTGATGTGTTACCCAATGTCTACTTAGCCAATGAATGATGATCACCCCTATGAAAATAATTACTGTGGAGACACAAATAGCTGGAAAATTTATTGCTATTTCTGCATTTACTATGGATGGATGTCACAGCTCTTCCAGGCAATTTACGCTATGCACTGCATTACCTGCCCAATCAGAGAAGTGAGGCACGCCATGAAACAGTGCCTCTCAGAAAATGAGAGTATCTCTCTTTGCTCTTGGCCTGTTGACACAGTTGTGATGAAGGTTTTGGCTTGCACCTTGTTGTTGCACATGTTGTTTTGGGTTTGTCCTATTTGTTTCTTTTCCACTGTGTCAGCCACGTTTGGCCGACTACCATTTGGTTTTGAGTTCTCTTCTGCAAGATGCCCTTCTGCTTTGCAGCTTCACCCATTCCTCTCCTGGGTTCTGATTCATGTGCTGATATCTGGCTACTGGTGGATATACTAATTTCCAACATAGATACAGTTGCAATGGAGAAGAACTACCAACATGGTTAGTCTGAACATTAAATCAAGAACCGGGAGTTCAGAATTACAAAGCAACGGTTAACATAATCTAAACACACTATTTCAGACAAGGTAACAGTTCAAGTCTTACATACAGAATGTATTGGCCCTTTGTCACAAAGTGAATGTGAAAGTAATAAAATCGACAAAATCTCACACTTTATGAAAGGAGTCACAGAAGACGTGTGCCACGCTCTTCCTGTAAAGGATGTAACAACAGAGGAATTCATCAAGTGGTCGAGGAATGTAACAGAAAACAGGTGGATGAAAGAGATATGACCAAATCCTGAATGTCCCCCTTTGGCTGTTGTGGAAAACCACCATGACGTAGACTCTCTCACATGCCAGGTAGTAATAGATAATACACAGCAGGTTACGGCAGCCAGAAATATCGAACCGAGTACACAAGAGATAGCAGCAATGAATGTCGATCCTATGTCAGGAGGTGACAGGAAATGTTGAGGGGGGAGGCATTTCAATGTTTAGCACCAATCTCCACCACCAGTCTAAAGCACCACGAAGAATGGACTTGGACAACAAAGGTTTATGGCGCCGCTGTCAAACATCAACCCAGCATCTGACCAACAAAGGTAAAACAAATTTCTCCACCAAGCATAAGGCAGCCCCACAGAGGAATCGACATTAGCAGGACAGACGAAAATAtgtcagtatgtttccactgtagaTGTCCTGGATTCACTGTACACGACTCAAGAGAAAAAAGACAAGTGTTCGATGGATATTATGCTGCAAAACATGAAACATCACAACAGTCCTATTGATGCCAGTCAATTGCAGATGATTATAGTCGACCTATGGAATGAATCTCATCACCGTACCTTGAATTACATCACTCCCCAATATGTTTTAGGCATTCCCTGTTGCCATAAAGAGGTATCAGCCACTCACCTCGCTGCTGAATTCAAGAAAATTAAGCAAGGCTACCATGTATGGAGATGACACCACCACATATGAAAATCCTCCATGGACAACTGTCATCGAAGGTGTCAGGAAATCTTATTGATATCATCAACAGCCAACTTATCTGAGCACTATTCAAATCCAGGGTTTCTTGTTCTGTAATGTCGAAAGTGAACAAGGACTATGTTCCATGATATGGAAGTGATTGTTCTGAAAGTCGCAAATGGGAAACAGATTAGCCAAAGGGAACATATATTGAAATAATAACTATCAGTAACAGATCAGAGGCCTTATAACTTGTTGTTTTAACAGAATGCAGTCATAATGTTACTTTTGGATTCGATCTTTTGCAGGCATCACATGCGGTAGTAGACTATGGAAGATCGAAGCTCCAGAATGACAAAGCTATCCCAAGAATCACACATAACAGAGATTTCTCTAGGCAGTCATTTGCTGCTGAAGATGTGGTTATCCCACCATCATCAATGAGATGAGTTTCTCCCATGAACCTAGATGCTCAGTTAAACTGCGAAATTTTTGTCAGTAGCAAAAAGTTTTTCGGTTTCGCAAAATAAGAAATCTACATACCAGTGACAATCATAAGCACTGCAAGAGGGCAAGGAGAACTTTAAATCACCAATCTATAAGAATTCAGAACTCATCCCTACAGGAATGTGCTTTGGAACAGCCACACCAGTCCAGGATGGAAACTAAGTGCTACTGATGAAGAGTCATGCTCCACTACCATTGTAGACAATGCAGTAGATGTAGCTGCTATCAAGCTGCCAATAGGATTAGGCCTAACCTAGATGACAAGTGTTAGCCGTTATGTTGGTAGGTCCACCGTGCTGAGAACTGTCATTTGAAAAATATGGTAACGATCTTGAGGTACACGGacttttttttcattcattcatacatTGTGTTCTCAAGCTTCTAATATCAATGACGGCCTTCAGGAATATGCAACTACTAAGTATTTAAACACTGTTAGCAATGAGACGAATCTGAACAATACAAGGAGTGATAGAACCGCATTCTGTAGTTTGGGGTTCAGTAGTTGTAAAGCaaatgctgctgattaatttctcataACCACCTGACAGATAATATATAGCGGTTGATAATTGGGCAACTGACAGCTTCGACATCCTTTACGAGTCTCCTTTGTACTGAGATTTACGAAACTGCATGTCTGTATTACTTTATTAATTAACCACCTAATGCTGACATGACAGTTCAAGTAGTTAAAACTGGTCTACGTATTTTCTCATACTAGTGCTTATATGGTCTTATCCTTGGGGGAAAAAATCAAATAATTGCACTGTACTATACGGTATGTTATGAAAAATGACTTTTTTGATATGTACCTACCTtacaaaaataacaccataacgCTAAATTACGTGTAAGACGACTGTAACAATCAGTTACAGTTCCGTAGCTTCGAGGTGCCTGTTAGCAAATTCGTGACACATTTCAGAAATTTGTAATTTGTCAAATTGTGTTTGTAAACAAACATTCCGTTTTGAACTCTCACCAGAGATTTTGTAACATTTGCAGTGCTGAATTTTTAAAGCCATTGAACATTCTAATCTAGCGCTTACTTCTGTGAAATACATTGGAGTTACTTAATAAGTAACAAATTCACTGTTCTCTTTCTACGCTGCATAGTGCATACGTATATTAGTTTTTAATAAATTGACAAAAACAATTTGGTTATCGAAATTGTCGACTACTTAATTATTTTGATGAGTCTTTAGAGATATGCGAATAAAAGTAACTGTgctttataaaaatgtaaataaacgaaATTGTGTTCAACGTTATAATAAGCGGCTGGATCAACAATAAATCGAATTGATTCAGGACATTGAAGTCATTAAAGTTGGCAGCACTTTTGTTATCTGCGATAAACTTCGGAAACGCTTCTGCTTTCGTGAAAGGTGTTGCATCGTTAGAATTTGGATTGGAGTTTCACTTTCACTCTTCTTGTGAGTCGTGGCAAAATCGTAGCGGAGTGCGTAAGTATTGTAATTAAGGCTGTAATTGATGTAGTAAGAATGTGCGTgagagaagaaatgtatgatgattcaTAAGGTTGATGTAGGACATTGACACACTAGCTGCTACCATTAACTGTACGGCGTGCGCTGAGGTCTGTAGCAGCGGGATTTTTAATTGGAATTTGATCGTATGTTGCAACCGTAACTTTTCACGATGAGTAATTTTTTGTATGTTGCCATAAATTAACATGGTGTGACAGTTTTCAAAACCGAATACGTAAACGTTGCTGAAATAGGTCTCTTGTCATTGTTCGTATGCTATCGTATTTGAGATTGCATATATTACGTTCCATAAAGTATAACATGCTTTCTGTTTGTCGTAGTTTGCAATGGCACGAGGACAGCAGAAATTGCAGTCGCAGGCTAAAGCTGCCGAAAAGTTGGCTAAACAGAAAAAGCAGCAGGGTCACAATGCCAATACCCAGAAGAAGGCTGCACAAGCGGCGCTTGTGCATGTCTGTGTAGTTTGCAAGGTAAATGTGATGGACTGTTACAAGAAAGATCCGAAAatgcattttgtaaataaataacaagGTTGAGGGCATGTTTTGTAGTTTTCCCTAACAGCTTCCCTATAGACAAATTTGTGATGTAAATCTGTTAATGCTATGTGGTTCTGTATTTGCAGCCAGGGCTAAATCATAGTACATATCAAGGTATAAAATtaaaacttttattgaatttcttgaaatGATGCTTCTATTCAACTTTTAATGTTGGCTTTGTATGCTGAAAGAAATTTGGATTTGCATCTCCTCGTCGCAATGCAACGTTTTCTCAGAGTTGAAAATGCAGGCTGCATGGTATCTTGTAGGACTATGGTATTAGTAGCTTTGTTTAAAAAATGGTTTTCAGAAGTATTTGAACCCATGTAGTTTTATATTTTCTAATTGAAATACTAGCTTTTGTTTTCCTGTCTAACAGTATTTCATTTTTTGTCAAGTACTTTTATTTGCCCTTTGGCAATAATAAATTTCTTCAGTGCTAAACTCGACCTAAAACTCTTATTATTGCTGCAATTAAAGACCTGACAGTGAGATGCTAATGGCTGTTGATATATTATAAGCTCTGGCTAATGTTACTGCCATCCACTCCTCCTGGAATCTTGGCTGTGATGGCTTATCTGTAGCTTAGAGGTCTAGGTTAGATTGGACAGTGACAGTTTGGTTGATGGTGAAATAATTGTCATAAGAGATTGCTATGTAGTGTAGTCATTTAATGCAACCATGAAATTAAAACAGTAAGTTAAATTCAGACTGTCTGTATTAGGTAAGCTAAATTGGAATATTTTGATACACACAGGGTATTtgtttttgcatcaactgtctaGGGATGATAATCATGTCAAGGTGAACAACTTTTGCTAGAGCAAAAATGTTTGCTGACTCTTCCTAGTTATGCtaatcataattttttattattacacaccTGAGATGCTGCAGTTGTAGTCATCAGTGGTGTGTGTTGCAGTGTATGCCTACTATAGTCATCTTCTCCAGGCAAAAGATGTCAGGCCGAGCAAATGATTCAGGTTTAAAATAGCAAGTTTACTTTTTGAGAATTTCACAACATACCTGGTTAAAAGACCTTATGGGTCATTCTGTGTTCTCACAGGTGGTGACCTTTCTGAATTGTCCCTTTCAGTACATGGATACCTACATGTCTTGATAATAAAACTGCCAGTTAGAACAGTGCTAactctaacaattttttttttataaattcatgCTTGAAGGATCATACCTGCTGTTTAGTCTGACAtaaatattgttattttcaaaGTCTACTACTTCGGACTTCAATCTTTTCATGACTCTAGTATGTAGGCCACTAAGTTGATATAGTATAAAAAGTaggatttttatgaaaaatgttgaaccacaaaCTTTCCACTTCTATgcttaaaatttgatttttaaacaacCTGACTGTGGGCTTAGGAAGCTGTCAGCTTCTGTACTGTAACTCTTTAGTTCTTGTAGTGGGTGTTAATAATACTGAATAGTACTTGGCATTGCAATTAAGTTTGTAACTTCACTTAAAGATCACTCCAGCGAAGGGAAAAATGTCAGTTGACAAACTTCAGAAGTCCTGAGAGAGAGCAGGGGCTATGTAGAAAATTGAATCTCGACTtggtttttgtcagtgttttcagattttgtagcagaGGAGGCTATCCTAACTCTCTTTATCCATATGtaaagaacaaaatgaaaatattacacATACCATTCACATTTAACACTACCAGGAACTGGTAAATAAAAACCTTGTTTATTCTTTAAAGCCTAGTTCACTGACTCTTCAGTGATGTTAGGCATTGTTAAGAATTAAGCACCTGAGAAGCTGCAGTTGCAGAATCTCTATGTGCATGTAGTGTCTCACCTATAATATAATTAACTCCTCCAAGCAATTGACGGGTAGATCAGAAGTGTAAAAAGGTGAGACCTGAAAAGTTAACATACATTGTTCATCACACATGTGACAGTTCACTGTTAAATGTCTTTTCAGCATAAAGAATTAAGAGGCAGCTTGGGTGCACAATGTGGTGATGTCTTTCATTTACAATAGCAGGATAAGTCCAGTGAAGTAAAAGAAAAGATGCAAGCAGTAgtgatattaataatttttttatgaatataatagagggaaacattccacttgtGAAAAATGCatctaaaagaaagatgatgagacttaccaaacaaaagtgctagcagctcgatagacacacaaacatacacacaaaattcaagctttcgcaaccaacggttgcctcatcaggaaaggcctttacaaatgtgtctgtgtgtgtgtctgtgtgtgtgtgtgtgtctgtgtgtgtgtgtgtctgtgtgtgtgtgtgtctgtgtgtgtgtgtgtctgtgtgtgtgtgtgtctgtgtgtgtgtgtgtctgtgtgtgtgtgtgtctgtgtgtgtgtgtgtgtctgtgtgtgtgtgtgtctgtgtgtgtgtgtgtctgtgtgtgtgtgtgtctgtgtgtgtgtgtgtctgtgtgtgtgtgtgtctgtgtgtgtgtgtgtctgtgtgtgtgtgtgtctgtgtgtgtgtgtctgtctgtgtgtgtgtgtgtgtgtgtctgtctgtgtgtgtgtgtgtgtgtgtctgtctgtgtgtgtgtgtgtgtgtgtctgtctgtgtgtgtgtgtgtgtgtgtctgtctgtgtgtgtgtgtgtgtgtgtctgtctgtctgtgtgtgtgtgtgtgtctgtctgtctgtgtgtgtgtgtgtgtgtctgtgtgtgtgtgtgtgtgtgtgtgtgtgtctgtctgtgtgtgtgtgtgtctgtctgtgtgtgtgtgtgtctgtctgtgtgtgtgtgtgtctgtctgtgtgtgtgtgtgtctgtctgtgtgtgtgtgtgtctgtctgtctgtctgtgtgtgtgtgtgtgtctgtctgtctgtctgtgtgtgtgtctgtctgtgtgtgtgtgtgtctgtctgtctgtctgtgtgtgtgtgtgtctgtctgtctgtgtgtgtgtgtgtctgtctgtctgtgtgtgtgtgtgtgtctgtctgtctgtgtgtgtgtgtgtctgtctgtctgtgtgtgtgtgtgtgtctgtctgtctgtctgtctgtgtgtgtgtgtgtctgtctgtctgtgtgtgtgtgtctgtctgtctgtgtgtgtgtgtgtctgtctgtctgtgtgtgtgtgtgtctgtctgtctgtgtgtgtgtgtctgtctgtctgtctgtgtgtgtgtgtgtgtctgtctgtctgtgtgtgtgtgtctgtctgtctgtctgtctgtgtgtgtgtgtgtctgtctgtctgtgtgtgtgtgtgtgtgtgtgtctgtctgtctgtctgtctgtgtgtgtgtgtgtctgtctgtctgtctctgtgtgtgtgtgtgtgtctgtctgtctgtctgtgtgtgtgtctgtctgtgtgtgtgtgtgt
This region includes:
- the LOC126091471 gene encoding zinc finger protein 706-like encodes the protein MARGQQKLQSQAKAAEKLAKQKKQQGHNANTQKKAAQAALVHVCVVCKAQMPDPKTYRQHFENKHPKNELPQDLKDIAL